Proteins encoded within one genomic window of Legionella sp. PC997:
- a CDS encoding peptidoglycan DD-metalloendopeptidase family protein has protein sequence MDKKPYIYIEKRKTNKNKKSNPSKVLMGFALIIAFSLPYFLVKKFSHNPHQIPTTQSIALPDLDEDEEYQDETYSENAFQNEAEQIVEESKPDLTEDTAKTVVENAVKTVQPVKKITKDNEWQTLRPRSGDSMATIFKRLGLTAQNLQLVMQKNPYAKALTAIKPSQELKFLINKNKLEKLIIPMNTIQTLTVYRDGAVYKTKVDSKKVKTQERYVTGVVKGSLLGTAQQLGIPRKLIQQMTTILRKEIDFSRSVRSGDKFSIAYETLYVEEKMVGIGDVVAVSYTNQGKTAEAVRHISRNGTRDYYTPKGESFKKAFSRYPIKFSHISSTFTTSRYHPILHYKRAHKGIDLAAPIGTPIQSVGDGTIVNIGRHNGYGNMIEVKHDKTYSTLYGHMLRFAKGLSKGSRIRRGQVIGYVGQTGLATGPHCHYELHVHNQPRNPTTTYLPTASPVPAREMAQFKAKVRNVFAHMKSMEKTKYARKSKSKGKKKTKMG, from the coding sequence ATGGATAAAAAACCTTATATATATATCGAAAAAAGAAAAACGAATAAAAATAAAAAATCTAATCCATCTAAGGTATTAATGGGTTTTGCCTTGATTATTGCCTTTTCGCTACCCTATTTCCTTGTAAAAAAGTTTTCCCATAATCCACACCAGATCCCTACAACTCAGTCTATTGCCTTACCCGATCTTGATGAGGATGAAGAGTATCAAGATGAAACTTATTCAGAAAATGCATTTCAGAATGAAGCAGAACAAATTGTTGAAGAGTCAAAGCCCGATCTTACGGAAGATACCGCTAAAACTGTTGTAGAAAACGCTGTTAAAACGGTTCAGCCCGTTAAAAAGATTACCAAGGACAATGAATGGCAAACCCTCAGGCCTCGATCTGGTGACTCCATGGCCACTATTTTTAAGCGTCTTGGGTTAACTGCCCAAAATCTACAATTAGTTATGCAAAAAAACCCCTATGCTAAAGCTCTAACCGCAATAAAACCCAGTCAAGAATTGAAATTTCTAATTAATAAGAATAAGTTGGAAAAATTAATTATCCCGATGAACACAATACAAACACTTACAGTGTATAGGGATGGAGCCGTTTATAAAACGAAAGTTGATTCCAAAAAAGTAAAAACCCAGGAGCGTTATGTTACAGGTGTAGTCAAAGGTTCCTTATTAGGCACAGCCCAACAGTTAGGGATCCCCAGAAAATTAATTCAGCAAATGACTACAATCTTACGTAAAGAAATAGATTTTTCGCGTTCTGTTCGTAGTGGAGATAAATTTTCTATTGCCTATGAAACGTTATATGTAGAAGAGAAAATGGTGGGTATAGGCGATGTTGTTGCCGTGAGCTATACCAACCAAGGTAAAACCGCTGAGGCTGTACGCCATATTAGTAGAAATGGTACGCGAGACTACTATACTCCTAAAGGAGAAAGCTTTAAAAAAGCATTCTCACGATATCCCATTAAATTTAGCCATATCAGTTCAACTTTTACCACTTCAAGATATCATCCCATATTACACTACAAGAGAGCCCACAAAGGAATCGATCTTGCAGCGCCCATAGGAACTCCTATTCAATCGGTTGGTGATGGGACAATTGTTAATATCGGTAGACATAATGGCTACGGTAATATGATTGAGGTCAAACATGATAAAACATATAGCACGCTTTATGGGCACATGCTTCGATTTGCAAAAGGTCTATCTAAAGGAAGCAGAATAAGACGAGGACAAGTTATTGGCTATGTAGGTCAAACTGGTCTTGCCACCGGGCCTCATTGCCATTATGAACTCCATGTCCATAATCAACCAAGAAACCCAACGACAACCTATTTGCCTACAGCATCCCCTGTTCCTGCGCGGGAAATGGCTCAATTCAAGGCAAAGGTGCGTAATGTGTTTGCTCATATGAAATCAATGGAAAAAACCAAGTATGCCCGCAAAAGCAAAAGTAAAGGCAAGAAAAAAACAAAAATGGGCTAA
- a CDS encoding trans-acting enoyl reductase family protein, with amino-acid sequence MKKNNFLIYGSYGYTGNLIAQLSVQQGLKPILGGRNKEKLEHQASALNLEYRVFDVDDLEQTKKGLHDLMAVIHCAGPFKHTYKNMALACLDVKTHYLDITGEARVIEELMAMNDQALRNGVMLLPGSGFDVVPSDCLAAYLKRCLPDASRLVLAIASFNGHAGLSISHGTAKTMVEDIPEGSLIRDNGVLKKAPFGWKSHFFDFGTPKKMLCTTISWGDLASAWWSTQIPHIETYMALPRKVIKFKNVINSFKWLFNCAPIKKYIIHKINQLPAGPTEEQRQNSVVKIYGEVVNSAGDKSAALMTTPNGYSLTALSTVLIMQNVLSGNAPIGFQTPSTAYTEDLVMKISGVTRVKVH; translated from the coding sequence ATGAAAAAGAACAACTTCCTAATTTATGGCTCTTATGGATATACGGGTAACTTGATTGCGCAATTAAGTGTGCAACAAGGATTAAAACCGATATTGGGAGGAAGAAACAAAGAGAAATTAGAACATCAAGCCTCCGCTTTAAATTTGGAATACCGAGTATTTGATGTGGATGATCTGGAACAAACCAAAAAAGGGCTCCACGATCTTATGGCTGTCATTCATTGTGCTGGACCATTCAAACATACTTACAAAAATATGGCACTGGCATGTCTTGATGTGAAGACTCATTACTTGGATATTACTGGCGAGGCCAGGGTAATAGAGGAACTGATGGCAATGAATGACCAAGCGCTTAGAAATGGGGTTATGTTACTTCCTGGTTCTGGATTTGACGTGGTACCAAGTGACTGTTTGGCAGCTTACTTAAAACGTTGTTTGCCAGACGCAAGCCGATTAGTACTTGCTATTGCATCATTTAACGGACATGCTGGTTTAAGTATCTCTCATGGTACGGCCAAAACAATGGTAGAAGATATCCCTGAAGGGAGTCTGATTCGAGATAATGGAGTTTTAAAAAAAGCTCCTTTTGGTTGGAAGAGCCATTTTTTTGATTTTGGTACTCCAAAGAAGATGTTATGTACTACGATTTCTTGGGGGGATTTAGCTTCAGCATGGTGGTCTACCCAAATTCCACATATAGAAACTTATATGGCTTTACCTAGAAAAGTGATTAAATTTAAAAATGTAATTAATTCATTTAAATGGCTTTTTAATTGTGCGCCAATTAAAAAATATATAATACATAAAATCAATCAATTACCTGCTGGACCTACTGAAGAGCAAAGACAAAATTCAGTGGTCAAAATCTATGGTGAAGTAGTCAATAGTGCAGGGGATAAGTCTGCTGCCCTAATGACTACACCTAATGGTTATTCACTGACTGCTTTATCTACAGTACTAATTATGCAAAATGTTTTATCAGGAAATGCTCCAATTGGTTTTCAAACTCCCTCTACAGCGTATACCGAGGATTTAGTGATGAAAATTTCTGGAGTAACTCGAGTTAAAGTTCACTAA
- the tyrS gene encoding tyrosine--tRNA ligase: MIVEDSVCSELVRGCEEVLPQHELEKKLQKGTPLKIKAGFDPTAPDLHLGHTVLLNKLRQFQQYGHEVIFLIGDFTAMIGDPTGKNVTRLPLSPETVLNNAKTYQEQVFKILDPHKTRVAFNSHWLAKFNATDLIRLAATHTVARMLERDDFNKRYTTGQPIAIHEFLYPLLQGYDSVALKADIELGGSDQKFNLLMGRELQKHYGLEPQVVMMTPLIEGLDGVKKMSKSLDNYIGISEPASDMFGKIMSISDELMWRYIDLLSFKTGKEIQALKTSVLNGANPRDVKIDFAKEIVARFHDQSQAEHAHKEFIERFQKGIIPEDLEEQTITTKEPLSLAQLLKQMNLTQSTSEAIRLVKQGAVKIDGDKIEDPTLVLSTNKTYIIQVGKRRIAKLHLQ, translated from the coding sequence ATGATAGTTGAAGATTCAGTTTGTTCCGAGCTTGTAAGGGGCTGTGAAGAGGTACTTCCCCAGCATGAATTGGAAAAAAAATTACAAAAAGGAACTCCCTTAAAAATAAAAGCAGGCTTTGATCCCACTGCACCTGATTTGCATTTGGGACATACTGTATTACTTAATAAATTACGGCAATTTCAACAATATGGTCATGAGGTCATTTTTTTAATTGGTGATTTCACGGCGATGATTGGCGATCCAACTGGGAAGAATGTAACTCGTTTGCCGCTTAGCCCAGAAACGGTTCTTAATAATGCTAAGACCTATCAAGAGCAGGTTTTTAAAATTTTAGATCCTCATAAAACACGAGTAGCATTTAACTCTCATTGGCTTGCAAAATTTAATGCCACAGATTTAATTCGTTTGGCCGCTACCCATACAGTAGCTCGTATGTTAGAGCGTGATGATTTTAATAAGCGCTACACCACAGGTCAGCCCATCGCAATTCATGAGTTTTTATATCCTTTACTTCAGGGATATGATTCTGTTGCGCTCAAAGCCGATATTGAGCTGGGTGGTTCGGATCAGAAATTTAATTTATTAATGGGCCGTGAATTGCAAAAGCATTATGGGCTTGAGCCACAAGTTGTGATGATGACTCCATTGATTGAAGGCTTAGATGGGGTGAAGAAAATGTCTAAGTCACTGGATAATTATATTGGTATTAGTGAGCCAGCATCCGATATGTTCGGTAAAATTATGTCGATATCGGATGAATTAATGTGGCGCTATATAGATTTATTAAGCTTTAAAACAGGTAAGGAAATTCAGGCCTTAAAGACTTCAGTACTGAATGGTGCGAATCCTAGGGATGTAAAAATTGATTTTGCTAAAGAAATTGTTGCACGTTTCCACGACCAATCCCAAGCGGAACATGCACACAAAGAATTTATAGAGCGATTTCAAAAAGGCATTATCCCTGAAGATTTAGAGGAACAAACCATAACCACCAAAGAGCCGCTTTCTTTAGCTCAATTATTAAAGCAAATGAATCTAACCCAAAGTACTTCAGAAGCGATTCGTCTGGTAAAACAAGGTGCAGTTAAAATAGATGGAGATAAAATTGAGGATCCCACGCTTGTATTATCAACAAATAAGACCTATATAATACAAGTTGGTAAACGTAGAATTGCCAAGCTGCATTTACAATAA
- a CDS encoding gamma carbonic anhydrase family protein encodes MNDAIRSFQGKSPSLGQRVYIDPKSVLIGDVSLGDDVSVWPMAVLRGDVNSIKIGNACSIQDGAILHVTHDGPYSSGGQPLILGQGITIGHQAVLHGCIVDDFCLIGMGALILDAVHIPHHVMVGAGSLVSPGKVLESGYLYLGNPARAIRKLTQQELEMLEYSAQHYVRLKDKHLACL; translated from the coding sequence ATGAATGATGCTATTCGCAGTTTTCAAGGTAAATCTCCATCATTAGGACAAAGAGTATACATTGATCCTAAATCAGTACTCATTGGGGATGTGTCCCTTGGGGACGATGTATCTGTTTGGCCCATGGCTGTTTTACGTGGGGATGTGAACTCAATTAAAATAGGTAATGCGTGCAGTATTCAAGATGGGGCAATTTTACATGTTACTCATGATGGTCCCTATTCTTCAGGAGGACAACCACTAATTTTGGGTCAAGGAATTACAATTGGGCATCAAGCGGTATTACATGGGTGTATCGTTGACGATTTTTGTCTTATTGGGATGGGCGCATTAATTTTGGATGCTGTACATATACCCCATCATGTTATGGTCGGTGCGGGCTCTTTAGTTTCACCTGGAAAAGTACTCGAAAGTGGTTATCTATATCTTGGAAATCCTGCTAGGGCAATCAGAAAATTAACCCAACAGGAACTTGAAATGTTAGAGTACTCAGCACAACATTATGTACGTCTCAAAGATAAACATTTGGCCTGCTTATAA
- a CDS encoding adenylate/guanylate cyclase domain-containing protein — MTQTPLEAEILKTEKLRTTILATIFSLLSLMWIAFIIHSPEIFFRIANISALLLPSYLACVALYFLMMRKVICWHIVLKKNLPIVLRYVNAFIEMSVPTLGLIIATTFQTPVYVLLMPPVLLYFLFIILSSLTLNEWICRFSGLIGALEYGGLSYYVLNYTNTENIDYYLVAWFPFAARGFMILIAGIVTGFVTMQIKKQLLTAFDAQEERERIEEIFGKHVSPEVVAKLLSEDANSSEYLPVCVMFLDIRNFTHFTEQNEPAVVVAYLNKLFKYIVKIIHDNKGIINKFLGDGFMAVFGAPLSSGNDVANAVNAALAIIKRTEEEVKKGNLPNLKLGIGLHFGDAVTGTIGTKKRQEYTIIGDVVNSAAHIEQLNKIYNTNILISEDAIKKLPDFKGEFVGDATLKHRDNPIKLYRLS, encoded by the coding sequence ATGACTCAAACGCCTTTGGAAGCGGAAATATTAAAAACCGAAAAACTAAGAACCACAATTTTAGCTACTATTTTCAGTTTATTATCCCTCATGTGGATAGCATTTATCATACATTCCCCCGAAATATTTTTTCGTATTGCAAACATCTCCGCTTTGCTTTTACCCAGTTATTTAGCGTGTGTTGCACTCTATTTTCTTATGATGCGTAAAGTTATTTGTTGGCATATAGTTCTTAAGAAAAATTTGCCCATCGTTCTACGATACGTGAATGCGTTTATTGAAATGAGTGTTCCTACATTGGGGCTGATTATCGCTACAACATTTCAAACACCAGTGTATGTGCTTTTAATGCCACCTGTCTTACTTTATTTTCTTTTCATCATCCTTTCGTCATTAACGTTAAATGAATGGATATGCCGATTTTCAGGATTGATTGGAGCTCTTGAATATGGGGGGCTTTCTTATTACGTACTAAATTATACTAACACTGAGAATATTGATTACTATTTAGTGGCATGGTTCCCTTTTGCTGCGCGTGGATTCATGATATTAATCGCAGGAATTGTCACTGGTTTTGTCACCATGCAAATTAAAAAGCAGCTTCTTACCGCATTTGACGCTCAGGAGGAACGGGAACGAATTGAAGAGATTTTTGGCAAGCATGTTTCTCCAGAAGTTGTAGCTAAGTTATTATCAGAAGATGCCAATTCAAGCGAATACCTCCCTGTTTGTGTCATGTTTTTGGATATAAGAAATTTTACTCATTTTACCGAACAAAATGAACCCGCGGTAGTTGTGGCGTACCTCAATAAACTTTTTAAATATATCGTAAAAATCATTCATGACAATAAAGGAATTATTAATAAATTTTTAGGGGATGGTTTTATGGCGGTTTTTGGTGCTCCGTTATCCAGTGGGAATGATGTAGCTAATGCAGTAAATGCAGCATTGGCGATTATAAAACGCACGGAAGAAGAAGTAAAAAAAGGTAACCTACCCAATCTAAAATTAGGAATTGGCCTACATTTTGGTGATGCAGTAACAGGCACTATAGGGACCAAAAAACGTCAGGAATATACTATCATAGGAGACGTAGTAAATTCTGCTGCTCATATAGAACAACTCAATAAAATATACAACACAAACATTCTCATCTCTGAAGATGCAATTAAGAAACTACCTGACTTCAAGGGTGAATTTGTGGGTGATGCCACTTTAAAACATCGTGATAATCCGATTAAATTATACCGCCTAAGTTGA
- the gorA gene encoding glutathione-disulfide reductase: MKNKQFDLIVLGGGSGGIASAVRAAKYGAKVAVVEPSYLGGTCVNLGCVPKKIMFNASMINEMIHHAPEYGFSITATKLDWNTLVIKRNAYIERLRENYAKRFTQCNITLIQGTGAFVNPHSIQVNDEQYQAQHIIIATGGEPSLPTIHGVQHVIDSDGFFALTKQPEKVAIIGSGYIGVELAGVLNGLGSETHLLMRGTRPLSRFDNILGDTLMEVMQQQGIHIHSNHKAKEINLHSDGRKSIVCCSGSIIQDIDVIIAAVGRKPRTSGLNLEKVHVTTDAQGLILVDAFQNTNTQGIYALGDVTNAPALTPVAIAAGRRLADRLFGQQPGACLDYENISTVIFSHPPIGTVGLGEQEAIEQYGKEQIKTYQTRFNPMFEAFAEEKIPTVMKLVTLGKEEKIIGLHVIGLAADEMLQGFGVAVKMGACKKDFDNTVAIHPTSAEEFVTMV, encoded by the coding sequence ATGAAAAACAAACAATTTGATCTTATTGTTCTCGGTGGTGGTAGTGGCGGGATTGCCAGTGCCGTGCGAGCCGCCAAATATGGAGCCAAGGTTGCTGTAGTAGAGCCTAGCTATTTAGGTGGTACCTGCGTCAATTTAGGCTGTGTCCCCAAAAAAATCATGTTCAATGCGTCCATGATTAATGAAATGATACATCATGCTCCTGAATATGGCTTTTCCATTACCGCAACAAAACTTGACTGGAACACTCTAGTTATTAAACGAAATGCCTACATAGAGCGACTTAGAGAAAATTACGCAAAACGTTTTACCCAATGCAACATCACTTTGATTCAAGGTACTGGGGCTTTTGTCAATCCGCACTCAATTCAAGTAAATGACGAGCAATATCAAGCACAACATATCATCATTGCAACAGGTGGCGAACCGTCCTTACCCACGATCCATGGCGTTCAACATGTTATAGACTCTGATGGTTTCTTTGCTTTGACTAAACAGCCGGAAAAAGTAGCCATTATTGGGAGTGGATACATCGGGGTCGAATTGGCAGGCGTATTAAACGGTCTCGGAAGTGAAACCCACCTACTAATGAGAGGTACACGACCTTTATCCCGCTTTGATAATATCCTAGGGGATACCTTAATGGAGGTGATGCAACAACAAGGTATTCATATTCACTCAAATCATAAGGCAAAAGAAATAAACTTGCATAGCGATGGTAGAAAATCAATCGTATGTTGTAGTGGTTCGATAATTCAAGATATCGATGTCATTATTGCTGCTGTGGGAAGGAAACCCAGAACCTCTGGCCTAAACCTGGAAAAAGTACATGTTACCACTGATGCACAGGGCTTGATTTTGGTCGATGCTTTCCAGAACACCAATACTCAGGGGATCTATGCCCTAGGTGATGTAACCAATGCGCCCGCACTCACTCCTGTAGCAATCGCTGCAGGCCGTCGTTTAGCAGATCGTTTATTTGGTCAACAACCCGGAGCATGCCTGGACTATGAGAACATTAGCACCGTAATCTTTAGCCACCCACCCATTGGAACAGTTGGTCTTGGTGAGCAGGAGGCTATTGAACAATACGGTAAAGAGCAAATTAAAACCTATCAAACTCGTTTTAATCCAATGTTTGAAGCATTCGCTGAAGAAAAGATACCTACCGTGATGAAATTAGTTACCTTAGGTAAAGAAGAAAAAATTATTGGGTTGCATGTCATTGGTTTAGCAGCGGATGAAATGCTGCAAGGCTTTGGGGTGGCAGTCAAGATGGGTGCCTGTAAAAAAGATTTTGATAATACAGTTGCCATCCATCCTACAAGTGCAGAAGAATTTGTGACTATGGTTTAA
- a CDS encoding nucleoside recognition domain-containing protein: MLNLIWLGMILLSVVVGVIEGRIDEVARAVTESAKIGFEIALGLAGIMSLWLGIMSIANESGLVSLLGKILRPILRRLFPDIPTEHPAMGAMTMNIAANMLGLANAATPFGLQAMKELQTLNQHTKIATNSMCTFLAINTSSVQLIPATAIAYLATNGSTNPSSVIVSSLIATSISTLVAIISVKQLAKLPMFRVEGKNSL, encoded by the coding sequence ATGCTCAATTTAATTTGGCTAGGAATGATACTACTTTCTGTAGTTGTTGGCGTAATTGAAGGACGTATTGATGAGGTCGCACGTGCTGTCACAGAATCGGCAAAAATAGGCTTTGAAATCGCTCTTGGTCTAGCAGGAATTATGTCGTTATGGCTGGGGATTATGTCTATAGCAAATGAGTCCGGCCTGGTTTCCTTATTGGGAAAAATACTTCGCCCGATTTTAAGACGATTATTCCCTGATATTCCTACCGAACATCCCGCAATGGGGGCGATGACTATGAATATTGCTGCAAATATGCTGGGTCTTGCCAACGCAGCAACTCCATTTGGACTTCAAGCAATGAAAGAACTACAAACACTGAATCAGCACACCAAAATTGCGACAAATTCCATGTGTACTTTCTTAGCAATAAACACTTCGAGCGTACAATTAATTCCTGCGACGGCAATTGCCTATTTGGCGACAAATGGAAGTACAAATCCAAGCAGCGTTATAGTCAGTTCATTGATCGCAACGAGCATTTCTACTTTGGTTGCCATTATTTCTGTAAAACAATTGGCAAAATTACCGATGTTTCGTGTTGAAGGGAAAAATAGCTTATGA
- a CDS encoding N-acetylmuramoyl-L-alanine amidase-like domain-containing protein, producing MKYTLTPLKHLTVIACFFISFPSHAFDSDSTQKQANSSIEELYHRLGSMPNSSMSDRIDWVSSQFLGVPYVLGSLGEGPEARYDQYPQYRVDAFDCDTYVNTVVSLAMANSLTSFQQCIKNIRYKNGTVSYLQRNHFTGLDWNHNNQRNGILRDITLTIKDQNNQPVAKVANALVNKPNWYAYKTVGTIRLANGDKGNEDERLVELKRKGAQLETISEEVPYLPLTTLFLEKNKPNMYLFAQIPNGAIIEIVRPNWDISQKIGTALNISHLGFAIRNKGQLYFRQASSEYGKVVDVPLIEYLEKVIDSPTIKGINVQIVVPAQPLKDCKLPV from the coding sequence ATGAAGTACACACTTACTCCCTTAAAACATCTGACAGTTATAGCCTGTTTTTTCATTTCTTTTCCAAGTCATGCTTTTGACTCAGATAGTACTCAAAAACAAGCTAACTCCTCAATAGAAGAACTATATCATAGACTGGGCAGCATGCCGAATAGTTCCATGTCTGACAGAATAGATTGGGTCAGTAGCCAATTTTTAGGCGTACCATATGTCCTTGGCTCCTTAGGGGAAGGACCAGAGGCTCGATACGATCAATACCCACAATACCGTGTTGATGCGTTCGATTGTGATACCTACGTTAACACAGTTGTCTCATTAGCGATGGCCAATTCACTTACATCGTTTCAACAATGCATAAAAAATATACGCTATAAGAACGGGACTGTTTCTTATCTACAACGTAACCATTTTACCGGCCTGGATTGGAATCATAATAATCAGCGAAATGGAATTCTCAGAGACATTACACTTACTATAAAAGATCAAAATAACCAACCCGTAGCCAAAGTTGCTAATGCACTCGTTAATAAACCCAATTGGTATGCCTATAAAACTGTTGGAACCATTAGATTAGCAAACGGTGATAAGGGGAACGAAGACGAACGATTAGTTGAATTAAAAAGGAAGGGAGCCCAATTGGAAACTATTTCCGAAGAAGTTCCTTATCTTCCCCTCACTACTTTATTTTTGGAAAAAAATAAACCCAATATGTATTTATTTGCCCAAATTCCTAATGGTGCCATCATCGAAATCGTAAGACCAAATTGGGATATAAGTCAAAAAATCGGTACTGCATTAAATATTTCGCATTTAGGTTTTGCAATTCGAAATAAGGGTCAATTATATTTTCGACAAGCTTCGTCAGAATACGGAAAAGTAGTTGATGTTCCATTGATTGAATATCTTGAAAAAGTAATAGATAGCCCAACCATTAAAGGAATAAATGTCCAAATTGTTGTACCAGCACAACCATTAAAAGACTGTAAGCTGCCTGTTTGA
- a CDS encoding organic hydroperoxide resistance protein, which translates to MKALYTATARTHGGRNGHIETSDGLLRLDLAKPQELGGQGGGTNPEELFAAGYAACFESAMRHVASLQNIPLQDVSILSQVSLYPTPEKGYKLGVEMHTHITGLNQKEAEKLVTEAHTICPYSNAIRGNVDVNFKISTE; encoded by the coding sequence ATGAAAGCTTTATATACTGCAACAGCACGAACCCACGGCGGCCGTAATGGTCATATAGAAACCTCCGACGGATTATTAAGGCTGGACCTCGCCAAACCCCAGGAATTAGGTGGTCAAGGCGGTGGTACCAATCCAGAGGAATTATTTGCTGCAGGTTATGCCGCATGCTTTGAGAGTGCAATGCGTCATGTTGCCAGTTTACAGAACATTCCCCTGCAAGATGTCTCAATTCTCTCTCAAGTCTCTTTGTATCCCACACCTGAAAAAGGATATAAGCTTGGAGTTGAAATGCATACCCACATTACGGGTTTAAATCAAAAAGAAGCAGAAAAATTAGTAACTGAAGCCCATACAATTTGCCCTTATTCGAATGCAATTCGTGGGAATGTTGATGTAAACTTCAAAATAAGCACTGAGTAG
- a CDS encoding spore maturation protein — translation MSGFANQLSNWMLLFFVVGIPLYAAAVKKINVFDAFIVGAKQGFDTILSVVPYLIAMIVAIGMLRASGFFSLMANLLAPLLAMIGMPPEVLPLALIRPFSGSASTGMMAELIHQHGGDSLIAKIAATMMGSTETTFYVIAVYFGAVGIRRTRHAIPAGLLADLAGIIASVVVCRYLFG, via the coding sequence ATGAGTGGGTTTGCCAATCAATTGTCCAATTGGATGCTTTTATTTTTTGTTGTTGGAATTCCTTTATATGCTGCAGCAGTAAAAAAAATTAACGTATTTGACGCATTTATTGTGGGTGCGAAACAAGGTTTTGATACGATTTTAAGCGTAGTACCTTATTTGATCGCAATGATAGTTGCTATAGGTATGCTCAGGGCCTCAGGTTTCTTTAGTTTAATGGCCAATCTTCTGGCGCCACTTTTAGCGATGATTGGCATGCCACCAGAAGTATTACCCTTGGCTTTAATTCGGCCCTTTTCTGGAAGTGCTTCAACAGGGATGATGGCAGAATTGATTCACCAACATGGGGGAGATTCACTCATTGCCAAAATTGCAGCAACGATGATGGGAAGTACCGAAACCACATTTTATGTTATTGCCGTATATTTTGGCGCTGTAGGAATCCGACGCACACGACATGCTATCCCCGCTGGTTTACTGGCTGATCTGGCCGGAATTATTGCGTCAGTAGTAGTTTGTCGCTATTTATTCGGATGA